In [Leptolyngbya] sp. PCC 7376, a genomic segment contains:
- the trpS gene encoding tryptophan--tRNA ligase, with product MAQRILSGVQPTGNLHLGNYLGAIQNWVEIQQDYDSYFCVVDLHAITVPHDPKVLAENTRAIAALYLACGISLEHSTIFVQSHVTAHSELAWLLNCITPLNWLERMIQFKEKAQKQGENVSVGLLDYPVLMAADILLYDADKVPVGEDQKQHLELARDIVIRINDKFGSEDKPVLKMPEPMIRKSGARVMSLADGTKKMSKSDPSELSRINLLDPPDVLKKKIKKCKTDPVRGLEFGNPERPECNNLLSLYALLSSQTKEAVATECAEMGWGQFKPLFTDTVVSALEPIQTKYNELTADQAYLDQVLRDGQTKAAEVADTTLKRVKDALGFLPAL from the coding sequence ATGGCACAGCGTATCCTCTCAGGCGTACAACCTACTGGTAATCTCCACCTTGGTAATTATCTAGGCGCGATCCAAAACTGGGTTGAAATCCAACAGGATTACGATAGCTATTTTTGTGTTGTGGATCTCCATGCGATTACTGTTCCTCACGACCCGAAAGTGCTCGCTGAAAATACTCGGGCGATCGCCGCACTTTATCTCGCGTGTGGCATTAGCCTCGAACATTCAACAATTTTCGTCCAATCCCATGTCACTGCCCACAGCGAACTCGCTTGGTTACTGAACTGCATTACGCCGCTGAACTGGTTGGAGCGGATGATTCAGTTTAAAGAAAAAGCCCAAAAACAAGGCGAAAACGTTAGCGTTGGTTTGCTCGATTACCCTGTGTTGATGGCCGCTGATATCCTGCTTTACGATGCCGATAAAGTTCCCGTTGGCGAAGACCAAAAACAACATTTAGAATTAGCCCGCGATATTGTTATTCGCATTAACGACAAATTTGGATCCGAGGACAAACCTGTTCTCAAAATGCCTGAACCTATGATTCGCAAATCTGGTGCACGGGTGATGAGCTTAGCCGATGGCACCAAGAAAATGTCTAAATCAGATCCCTCTGAACTGAGCCGCATTAACCTTCTCGATCCCCCTGATGTGCTTAAAAAGAAGATCAAAAAGTGCAAAACTGATCCTGTACGCGGCCTAGAATTCGGCAACCCAGAACGTCCTGAGTGTAATAATTTGCTCAGCCTATATGCATTGCTCAGTAGCCAAACCAAAGAAGCTGTTGCCACTGAATGTGCAGAGATGGGTTGGGGACAATTTAAGCCACTATTTACAGATACTGTTGTGTCGGCCTTAGAACCGATTCAAACAAAATATAACGAGCTCACTGCCGACCAAGCCTATCTCGATCAGGTGCTGCGAGATGGACAAACGAAAGCTGCGGAAGTAGCTGATACAACCCTGAAAAGAGTGAAAGATGCTCTGGGTTTTCTACCGGCCTTGTAG
- a CDS encoding branched-chain amino acid ABC transporter permease — translation MDIIQLVLNGLSVGSILALAAVGLTLTYGILRLSNFAHGDYMTLGAYVTWLCNSFGLNIWLSMVVGAFGTIGGMLIAEKLLWQPMRDKRATSTTLIIISIGLALFIRSGVLFIWGSGNQQYDLPVVKAINLTEMFGLPEAFGDIRIAYYRVVVMVMTLLVILGLHFVLQNSKIGKAMRAVADNIDLARVSGVDVERVVLWTWVITGSLTAIAGSMYGLITTVRPNMGWFLILPMFASVILGGIGNPYGAIAGAFVIGVAQEVSVAFLGPDYKLGVALLIMVALLFIRPQGLFKGTM, via the coding sequence ATGGATATTATCCAACTCGTTTTAAATGGTCTCTCTGTTGGCAGCATTTTAGCGCTGGCGGCCGTAGGCTTGACATTAACCTATGGCATTTTGCGCTTATCGAACTTTGCCCATGGCGACTATATGACCCTCGGCGCTTATGTCACGTGGCTTTGCAATTCTTTCGGCCTCAATATTTGGCTATCGATGGTAGTGGGCGCTTTTGGAACGATTGGAGGGATGCTCATTGCAGAAAAATTACTCTGGCAGCCGATGCGAGATAAGCGGGCGACTTCGACAACACTGATTATTATTTCGATTGGTTTGGCGCTATTCATCCGGAGTGGGGTGTTATTTATTTGGGGCAGTGGGAATCAACAGTATGATTTGCCTGTAGTCAAAGCGATAAATCTCACGGAAATGTTTGGTTTACCGGAAGCATTCGGTGATATTCGCATTGCTTATTACCGGGTAGTGGTGATGGTGATGACTTTGCTTGTAATTCTGGGGCTACACTTCGTGTTGCAAAACAGCAAGATTGGTAAGGCAATGCGGGCGGTAGCTGACAATATCGATCTTGCACGGGTGTCAGGGGTTGATGTAGAACGGGTTGTACTTTGGACTTGGGTAATTACTGGTTCATTAACGGCGATCGCCGGTAGTATGTACGGTTTGATCACGACAGTCCGTCCCAATATGGGCTGGTTCCTAATTTTGCCGATGTTTGCGTCGGTGATTTTGGGTGGCATCGGTAATCCCTACGGGGCGATCGCCGGAGCGTTTGTAATTGGTGTCGCTCAGGAAGTGAGCGTCGCGTTTCTGGGCCCTGACTATAAGCTCGGAGTCGCATTACTCATCATGGTGGCACTTCTCTTTATCCGTCCCCAAGGCTTATTCAAAGGCACCATGTAA
- a CDS encoding methylenetetrahydrofolate reductase, giving the protein MTTCLRRAIENQEFVITAEVAPPKGGNPQHMVDMASLLKEKVHGVNVTDGSRAVMRMSSIAASTVLLQNGIEPIFQMACRDRNVIGLQADLMGAYALGLRNMLALTGDPVKAGDHPKARPVFDLESVRLLKLITKLNGGKDFNDKKLPDGALDLFAGAAVDPQLKSWYSIESRFAKKVESGARFFQSQMITDFIRLEEFMSRVASQHNVPVLAGIFLLKSAKNAKFINRCVPGAQIPDSIIERLEYADQPLEEGIKIAAEQVKIAKDLCQGVHLMAVKREDLIPKVLELAEISIKTDKPVLVS; this is encoded by the coding sequence ATGACAACCTGCCTGCGACGTGCCATTGAAAACCAAGAATTTGTGATCACTGCTGAAGTCGCTCCCCCCAAAGGTGGCAATCCCCAGCATATGGTCGATATGGCAAGTTTGCTAAAAGAGAAAGTGCATGGTGTCAATGTGACTGATGGAAGTAGGGCAGTGATGCGCATGTCATCCATTGCTGCTTCTACGGTGCTTCTACAAAATGGTATTGAGCCAATATTTCAGATGGCTTGCCGCGATCGCAATGTGATTGGTTTGCAAGCGGATCTTATGGGAGCCTACGCCCTTGGTCTAAGAAATATGCTGGCGCTTACAGGGGATCCTGTCAAAGCAGGAGATCATCCTAAAGCTAGACCTGTGTTTGATTTAGAGTCCGTCCGTCTCTTAAAATTGATTACTAAATTGAACGGTGGTAAAGATTTTAACGATAAAAAATTACCAGATGGCGCACTTGATTTATTTGCGGGTGCTGCGGTCGATCCCCAACTAAAAAGTTGGTACAGTATCGAATCGCGTTTTGCTAAAAAGGTCGAATCTGGTGCCAGGTTTTTCCAATCGCAAATGATTACTGATTTCATTCGCCTAGAAGAATTTATGAGCCGTGTGGCGAGTCAACATAATGTGCCAGTGCTTGCCGGAATTTTTCTGCTTAAATCTGCAAAAAATGCCAAATTTATTAATCGCTGTGTCCCCGGTGCACAGATTCCAGACAGCATTATTGAGCGTTTAGAATATGCTGACCAACCTTTGGAAGAAGGTATCAAAATTGCAGCGGAACAAGTGAAAATTGCTAAAGATTTGTGCCAAGGGGTTCATTTGATGGCGGTTAAGCGAGAAGATTTAATTCCAAAAGTTTTAGAGCTTGCAGAAATCTCTATCAAGACTGACAAACCTGTTCTTGTTTCTTGA
- a CDS encoding response regulator: MARETRVDTNDQAYEFFVQESMELLQHLESGLMTLVQEHEAQKIHGLMRAAHSIKGGAACIGLMAVQSIAHDLENGIRALYKEDTVFDLELENLLLQAYDALQEPIRQQIQTGEYDPDRALDKAKPIFVSLEAKLGHALSEAAELPEMQMEGDITEFIFTEEVPQALARLENFVKQPPVKSPVSDLASQLEVLATLGDMLNLEGFAAIAQAAADAVEVNGEHVVKIASLALHDFRLGQQAVVNGDRTQGGEPSQALLELTQTQPKTSQTEPEAVTNEDTVPLIQETVPTINGDRPEAETPVIDDDLELDPTELAAIQFLGEESDDESTLLFSDDELASLIIEDDEDDAGDLLTAVVEETVREPMPQVLVTNGAKPPEEPIVAAPETGPPPTELPIVKEMAVEEKEMAVEEDVSPAVAQIPESLPNKPKRDLSVGRSPSQAAPMIDTSSLSVRLDMGRLNYLNNLVGELVTQDNSALLRNKQSLDALDSLKRWFNRFNKITNQFQQYSKELVIKNPQARAQLAQFVVFASTIAEEMAQLGETIEDTTLINQQDQQNLKQRQQTIKQLEHNLLEARMLPIGDLLNRFPRTVRDLSVKSNKPVSLELEGTTTLVDRAILSKLYDPLVHLVRNAFDHGIDTPEERLAAGKSDSGTIIIKAYNRGNSTYLEVRDDGRGIDIDKIRDRAIEKGVIDADEAAAMSSAQVYELLFVPGFSTAAKVSHLSGRGVGLDAVRLQIRALKGNISITSELGKGTTFTLRLPWSMTITKLLLFRAQESFLAIPVNSLSAIAAAAPEDIKQKDNKEIFTWKGRPVPLIQDLLVGFNYPSSLIASRQQIMGTWARSNMSSIWKQAGQQMVLVISQGNDVIGIKVDQILLEQNLVIKPFGSAINPPSYISGCTVLGDGRLVTVLDGAALLERMIRKGTQKIAMIDTHMRHLKPKLVLPTVLVIDDSLTTRQTLSTTLQKAGYRVVQAQDGADGLNQLEQHPEVEGIICDVEMPQMNGFEFLGRCRKQHAKTDLPVLMLTSRGSKRYRQLAQQLGANGYLTKPYLDQELIETLQSAVAETKQSQTAAIAPS; encoded by the coding sequence ATGGCAAGGGAAACACGCGTTGATACCAATGATCAGGCATATGAATTCTTTGTGCAGGAGTCAATGGAATTGCTCCAGCATCTTGAGTCTGGGTTGATGACCTTGGTTCAGGAGCATGAAGCGCAAAAAATTCATGGCTTGATGCGGGCCGCTCACTCGATTAAGGGTGGTGCAGCTTGTATTGGTTTGATGGCAGTGCAGTCCATTGCCCATGATCTGGAAAATGGGATCCGTGCTCTATATAAGGAAGATACGGTTTTTGATCTAGAGCTAGAGAATCTTCTTTTGCAAGCCTATGATGCTCTTCAGGAGCCGATTCGACAGCAGATTCAAACAGGTGAGTATGATCCAGATCGAGCGTTAGATAAAGCAAAGCCAATTTTTGTGTCCCTAGAGGCAAAACTTGGCCATGCCCTCTCGGAAGCGGCAGAACTCCCTGAAATGCAGATGGAAGGGGACATTACAGAATTTATTTTTACGGAAGAGGTACCCCAAGCCCTTGCGCGTCTTGAAAATTTTGTGAAGCAGCCGCCTGTTAAATCGCCGGTGTCTGATCTAGCCTCTCAGTTGGAAGTGTTGGCGACATTGGGGGACATGTTGAATTTAGAAGGGTTTGCGGCGATCGCCCAAGCTGCGGCAGATGCGGTGGAGGTGAATGGTGAGCATGTTGTTAAAATCGCATCCCTGGCTCTCCATGATTTCCGATTAGGGCAACAGGCCGTTGTTAATGGCGATCGCACCCAAGGTGGTGAACCGAGCCAAGCTTTATTAGAGCTAACCCAAACTCAGCCTAAAACCAGTCAGACAGAACCTGAAGCTGTAACCAATGAAGATACAGTGCCGCTTATTCAAGAAACTGTACCAACGATAAATGGCGATCGCCCCGAAGCTGAAACACCAGTAATAGATGATGATTTAGAGCTTGATCCTACAGAATTAGCTGCTATCCAATTTTTGGGAGAAGAGAGTGATGATGAAAGCACACTACTCTTTTCTGATGATGAGCTAGCTAGCCTAATTATTGAAGACGATGAAGATGATGCTGGTGATTTATTAACTGCTGTTGTTGAAGAAACAGTGCGAGAGCCCATGCCCCAAGTGCTTGTCACTAATGGAGCAAAACCCCCTGAAGAGCCAATCGTCGCAGCACCAGAAACTGGCCCGCCTCCTACGGAATTGCCGATTGTCAAAGAAATGGCTGTAGAAGAAAAAGAAATGGCCGTAGAAGAAGACGTTTCTCCAGCTGTAGCGCAAATACCAGAATCTTTACCAAATAAGCCAAAACGTGATTTATCAGTTGGGCGATCGCCGAGTCAGGCGGCTCCAATGATCGACACCAGTAGTTTGAGCGTCCGTTTGGATATGGGACGACTGAATTACCTCAACAACCTTGTTGGTGAACTGGTTACTCAGGATAATAGTGCCCTACTTCGCAATAAACAAAGCCTTGATGCTCTCGATTCTCTGAAACGTTGGTTTAATCGCTTCAATAAAATCACCAATCAATTTCAGCAGTATTCTAAAGAACTTGTTATTAAGAACCCCCAGGCCCGAGCTCAATTAGCTCAATTTGTGGTCTTTGCTTCCACCATCGCTGAAGAAATGGCACAGCTTGGTGAAACCATCGAAGATACAACCCTCATCAATCAGCAGGATCAACAAAATCTCAAACAGCGCCAACAAACTATTAAGCAACTCGAACATAATTTGCTTGAAGCGCGGATGTTGCCGATTGGAGATCTGCTCAATCGCTTTCCGCGAACAGTGCGAGATTTATCGGTTAAAAGTAATAAGCCTGTTTCCCTCGAACTCGAAGGAACCACGACTTTGGTGGATCGCGCTATTTTGTCAAAGCTCTATGATCCCCTTGTACATCTAGTGCGTAATGCTTTTGATCATGGCATTGATACTCCGGAAGAACGCTTAGCCGCAGGTAAGTCTGACTCCGGCACCATTATCATCAAAGCTTATAACCGTGGGAACTCCACCTACCTTGAGGTGCGTGATGATGGCCGGGGTATTGATATCGACAAAATCCGTGATCGAGCAATTGAGAAAGGTGTCATCGATGCCGATGAAGCTGCCGCGATGTCTTCAGCTCAAGTCTATGAGTTATTGTTTGTGCCGGGCTTTTCCACTGCGGCAAAGGTTAGTCATTTGTCAGGACGAGGTGTTGGTCTTGATGCAGTACGTCTCCAAATCCGGGCACTAAAGGGCAATATTTCCATCACCTCAGAGCTAGGTAAAGGGACAACGTTTACGCTGCGTTTGCCTTGGAGTATGACCATTACAAAATTACTCTTATTCCGTGCGCAAGAAAGTTTTCTCGCTATTCCCGTTAATAGTCTCTCGGCGATCGCCGCCGCTGCGCCAGAGGATATCAAGCAAAAAGATAATAAAGAAATTTTCACTTGGAAAGGTCGTCCCGTACCACTGATTCAAGATTTGCTGGTTGGATTTAATTATCCTTCATCGCTAATCGCTAGCCGCCAACAAATTATGGGCACTTGGGCGCGCAGCAACATGAGTAGCATCTGGAAACAGGCAGGGCAGCAAATGGTGCTTGTGATTTCCCAGGGGAATGATGTGATTGGTATTAAGGTTGATCAAATTTTGCTAGAGCAAAATCTCGTGATTAAACCCTTTGGCAGCGCGATTAACCCACCCAGCTATATTTCTGGCTGTACGGTGCTTGGTGATGGACGTTTGGTTACGGTACTAGATGGTGCTGCTTTACTTGAGCGAATGATTCGGAAAGGCACCCAAAAAATTGCGATGATCGATACTCATATGAGACATCTCAAGCCAAAGCTGGTGTTGCCGACTGTCCTTGTGATTGATGATTCTTTAACCACTAGGCAAACGCTATCGACGACATTGCAGAAAGCTGGATATCGCGTTGTCCAAGCTCAAGATGGCGCTGATGGTTTAAATCAGTTAGAACAACATCCAGAGGTTGAAGGAATTATTTGTGATGTGGAAATGCCGCAGATGAATGGATTTGAATTTTTAGGGCGATGTCGTAAGCAACATGCGAAAACTGATTTACCTGTGTTGATGCTCACTTCGCGCGGCAGTAAGCGCTACCGTCAATTAGCACAGCAGCTCGGGGCAAACGGATATCTCACTAAGCCTTATCTGGATCAAGAATTAATCGAAACATTACAGTCTGCCGTCGCTGAAACGAAACAATCTCAAACTGCGGCGATCGCCCCATCTTAA
- a CDS encoding Stp1/IreP family PP2C-type Ser/Thr phosphatase translates to MKRHFTGLTDPGLVRSANQDSYYFDPEGRFFIVADGMGGHAGGEQASRIAAESIRKYLESHWKSSEKSEELLKTAIKEANNAILVDQVENPERQDMGTTAVIVAFRQKQVWRAHVGDSRLYRLGTENLEQLTEDHTWVGKAMKAGDITAEQAKVHPWRHVLSQCLGRKDLFQIDIAPIELGDGDRLILCSDGLTEEVDDEEIKTIMLDSDTPEKAALNLVEAAKNNGGSDNVTVIVVNEAAE, encoded by the coding sequence ATGAAACGCCATTTTACGGGTCTCACTGATCCGGGGTTGGTACGCTCCGCTAACCAAGATTCTTATTACTTCGATCCTGAGGGACGCTTTTTCATTGTCGCTGATGGGATGGGAGGTCACGCTGGTGGCGAGCAGGCGAGTCGTATTGCCGCAGAATCGATACGTAAATATTTAGAATCCCATTGGAAGTCATCCGAAAAGTCAGAGGAACTCTTAAAGACGGCGATTAAAGAAGCAAATAATGCAATCTTAGTGGACCAAGTAGAGAATCCTGAGCGTCAGGATATGGGGACAACGGCAGTGATCGTCGCTTTTCGCCAGAAGCAAGTGTGGCGCGCCCATGTCGGCGATTCCCGTTTATATCGTCTTGGCACAGAAAACTTGGAGCAACTCACTGAGGATCACACTTGGGTTGGGAAAGCGATGAAAGCTGGCGATATTACAGCAGAACAAGCGAAAGTTCACCCTTGGCGTCATGTTCTCTCGCAATGCCTCGGTCGTAAGGATTTATTCCAGATTGATATTGCTCCCATCGAACTAGGGGATGGCGATCGCCTGATTTTATGTAGTGATGGCCTCACTGAAGAAGTGGATGATGAGGAAATTAAGACAATTATGTTGGATAGCGACACGCCCGAAAAAGCCGCATTAAACCTTGTGGAAGCTGCCAAAAATAATGGTGGCTCGGACAATGTCACTGTCATTGTGGTTAATGAAGCTGCTGAATAA
- a CDS encoding DUF751 family protein, whose amino-acid sequence MQEFFQNVARYPTYMVALILGIFISVYDWLKPVFFKNKLTTTASIGFLASILAFFYFTLRAMLGLEAL is encoded by the coding sequence ATGCAAGAGTTTTTTCAGAATGTTGCTCGTTATCCCACCTATATGGTCGCCCTTATCCTAGGGATTTTTATTAGTGTTTATGATTGGCTCAAACCAGTATTTTTCAAAAATAAGCTCACAACAACCGCTTCAATTGGTTTTCTAGCAAGTATTTTGGCATTCTTCTACTTCACCTTGCGAGCCATGCTCGGCCTAGAGGCTTTATAA
- a CDS encoding PhzF family phenazine biosynthesis protein: MTRYIFHTLDVFTNQIFGGNPLAVFPEAEGLSSQQMQAIAQELNLSETVFVLPSENEVCDFKLRIFTPRAEIPFAGHPTVGTAYLLAYLGKVLPLKHIINLEEGVGTIPVALHWFDKQIQTTALQAAQLPAFSVSPSLDIANLLSLEANDLADNLDAAVISCGLPFFYIPLTTKEAVDNCALNMTLWQKELAQSDSQNIYIFTVEKNEIYARMFAPGLGITEDPATGSAATSLAGYLHKYIDSETSEQTWQITQGIKMGRSSELLLTFKLENKQISMISVGGSSVLVSCGEMNVC, translated from the coding sequence ATGACTCGTTATATTTTTCACACACTAGACGTTTTTACAAACCAGATTTTTGGTGGCAATCCACTTGCTGTTTTCCCAGAAGCTGAAGGTTTAAGCTCTCAGCAAATGCAGGCGATCGCCCAAGAATTAAATCTTTCAGAAACAGTGTTTGTATTGCCATCAGAAAATGAGGTCTGTGACTTCAAGCTGCGTATTTTTACACCCCGTGCCGAAATCCCTTTTGCTGGACATCCCACTGTTGGTACAGCTTATTTACTCGCTTATTTAGGGAAAGTTTTGCCCTTAAAACACATCATTAATTTAGAAGAAGGCGTTGGTACAATTCCCGTTGCTCTACATTGGTTTGATAAGCAGATTCAAACAACTGCATTACAAGCAGCGCAATTACCTGCTTTTTCTGTAAGCCCATCTTTGGATATTGCAAATTTACTCTCTTTAGAAGCCAATGATTTAGCTGATAATTTAGATGCTGCTGTCATTTCTTGTGGTTTGCCGTTTTTCTATATTCCTCTCACAACAAAAGAAGCAGTTGATAATTGCGCTCTAAACATGACCCTTTGGCAAAAAGAGCTAGCTCAATCAGATTCTCAAAATATTTATATCTTTACTGTAGAAAAGAATGAAATTTATGCACGTATGTTTGCCCCTGGTTTAGGGATTACAGAGGACCCAGCCACAGGCTCTGCTGCGACATCTCTCGCTGGCTATTTACACAAATATATTGACTCTGAGACCTCAGAACAAACATGGCAAATAACCCAAGGGATTAAGATGGGTCGTTCCAGCGAACTATTACTCACTTTCAAATTAGAAAATAAGCAAATCTCAATGATTTCTGTTGGCGGGAGTTCGGTGTTGGTGAGCTGTGGCGAAATGAATGTTTGCTAA
- a CDS encoding cation-translocating P-type ATPase: protein MTSSSVLQNPESMTTAFDVQGMRCAGCVAAVERQLKQQSGVLSATVNLITEVAVVTYEQEKIVPGAIAGKLTDMGFPTQPRTAETETFEDYQAKRQKTQREQYWRLGAAILLLVGSTLDHLHHLGGIRVPIFNLMAVHWGMATLALLIPGFPILRDGWTGLVKGHANMNTLVGLGTLSAYLTSCVAWVAPQLGWECFFDEPVMLLGFILLGRTLEGSARLNAMSALESLLALQPQGARLMGRANKGETDEVIIPVTQVQIGEWVRVLPGEKMPVDGEVLRGETTVDESMLTGEAIPIEKRPGNTVKAGTLNQLGVLIVQVTKTAQNTVLAQIIRTVTAAQTRKAPVQQLADQVAGYFAYGVMAIALCTFLFWEFIGTKVWVELASISPEVLSLKLAIAVLVVACPCALGLATPTALLVGTGIGAEQGILIKGGDILERLHRLQTVVFDKTGTLTQGQPSIVEILCASNYDSATLLSLAASVEQHTNHPYAKAFLQATDPEFLDEPTEVETVLGKGVRGTVGDRQIQIGSVRWFEAEQFNIPTAFLQTSAEWSAQGHTSVVIAINQQVVGIVAIADPLRDDAAQMVHDLQNVGLNVVLLSGDQKTIVSNLAQKLGIQKYFSAVSPTEKAKILTELNAEKQSIAMVGDGINDAPALATADVGISLSGSTDVALATADVVLMGDRLSDVVKLLKLSRATVAVIRQNLWWALGYNLIAIPLAAGVCLPLWNVSLSPSVAAGFMAMSSVLVVLNSLRLRFG, encoded by the coding sequence ATGACCTCATCTTCCGTCCTCCAAAATCCTGAATCGATGACCACCGCATTTGACGTACAAGGTATGCGTTGTGCTGGCTGTGTTGCTGCTGTAGAACGACAGCTAAAACAGCAATCTGGAGTGCTATCAGCCACGGTTAATTTGATTACAGAAGTGGCAGTGGTTACCTATGAGCAGGAAAAAATTGTCCCAGGGGCGATCGCCGGCAAATTAACGGATATGGGGTTCCCGACCCAACCAAGAACAGCAGAAACCGAAACCTTTGAAGATTACCAGGCAAAACGTCAGAAGACTCAGCGCGAACAATATTGGCGTTTAGGGGCGGCGATCTTACTATTGGTGGGGTCAACCCTCGATCATTTACATCATCTCGGCGGTATCAGAGTCCCGATTTTTAATTTGATGGCTGTGCATTGGGGCATGGCGACTTTAGCCCTATTGATTCCAGGTTTTCCGATTTTGCGAGATGGTTGGACTGGCTTGGTAAAAGGCCATGCCAATATGAATACTCTCGTTGGACTGGGGACATTGAGTGCTTATCTGACGAGCTGTGTGGCTTGGGTTGCGCCGCAGTTGGGTTGGGAATGCTTTTTTGATGAACCTGTGATGTTGCTTGGTTTTATCTTGTTGGGACGCACCCTAGAGGGGAGTGCCCGGCTAAATGCGATGTCTGCATTGGAGTCATTATTGGCGTTGCAACCCCAAGGAGCACGTCTAATGGGTCGGGCAAATAAAGGCGAAACCGATGAAGTTATTATTCCGGTGACCCAGGTACAAATTGGGGAATGGGTAAGGGTTCTGCCTGGTGAAAAAATGCCCGTGGATGGTGAGGTCTTGCGAGGTGAAACGACCGTTGATGAGTCGATGTTGACAGGGGAAGCCATTCCAATTGAAAAACGACCTGGTAATACGGTAAAAGCAGGTACACTCAATCAATTAGGCGTACTCATCGTCCAAGTGACAAAGACTGCTCAAAATACAGTTTTGGCGCAGATTATTCGAACAGTGACTGCCGCTCAAACGCGTAAGGCTCCAGTACAGCAGTTGGCAGATCAGGTAGCTGGTTATTTTGCCTATGGTGTCATGGCGATCGCCCTGTGTACATTTTTGTTTTGGGAATTTATTGGCACAAAAGTTTGGGTTGAATTGGCGAGTATTAGCCCGGAAGTCCTAAGTCTAAAATTGGCGATCGCCGTGTTGGTTGTTGCTTGCCCCTGTGCTTTGGGTTTGGCAACGCCCACAGCATTGCTAGTCGGCACAGGCATTGGTGCAGAGCAGGGGATTTTAATTAAGGGCGGTGACATCCTCGAACGACTTCACAGACTTCAAACAGTTGTTTTTGATAAGACTGGGACATTAACCCAGGGTCAACCTAGCATTGTTGAGATTCTGTGCGCTTCAAACTATGACTCTGCGACGTTACTGAGTTTGGCTGCGAGTGTCGAACAACATACTAATCATCCCTATGCCAAAGCATTTTTACAGGCAACTGATCCTGAATTTCTTGATGAACCGACTGAAGTGGAAACAGTTTTAGGGAAAGGTGTGCGGGGAACAGTGGGCGATCGCCAAATACAGATTGGCAGTGTGCGTTGGTTTGAAGCGGAGCAATTCAATATTCCTACTGCGTTTTTGCAAACCTCGGCAGAATGGTCAGCCCAAGGCCATACCTCCGTTGTCATTGCGATTAATCAACAGGTGGTCGGTATTGTGGCGATCGCCGATCCTTTGCGGGATGATGCCGCCCAGATGGTTCACGATTTACAAAATGTGGGCTTAAATGTCGTGCTCCTCAGCGGCGATCAAAAAACAATCGTCTCAAACCTTGCTCAAAAGCTCGGGATTCAAAAATATTTTTCTGCTGTTTCTCCCACCGAAAAAGCAAAAATCTTGACCGAGCTTAATGCAGAAAAGCAATCTATTGCGATGGTGGGTGATGGGATTAATGATGCGCCAGCCTTAGCCACTGCTGATGTAGGGATTTCGTTGTCTGGCAGTACTGACGTTGCTCTTGCCACCGCTGACGTTGTGTTGATGGGCGATCGCCTCTCAGATGTTGTGAAGCTTCTCAAATTAAGTCGTGCAACCGTGGCTGTGATTCGCCAAAATCTCTGGTGGGCATTGGGCTATAATCTCATCGCAATTCCCTTAGCCGCTGGCGTTTGCCTTCCTCTGTGGAATGTTAGCCTCAGTCCATCTGTTGCCGCTGGATTTATGGCAATGAGTTCTGTGTTGGTTGTCCTAAATTCTCTGAGATTACGATTTGGCTAA